A single genomic interval of Variovorax sp. PMC12 harbors:
- a CDS encoding sigma factor-like helix-turn-helix DNA-binding protein: MSAPPSNDAPERLLDGRQALAAIDRVLDALPARTRLAFELNRLSGMTQREIGVRLGCSATLVNFMIKDADAALESCRYLVQGG, from the coding sequence TTGTCAGCCCCCCCGAGCAACGACGCGCCCGAGCGCCTGCTGGACGGGCGCCAGGCACTGGCCGCGATCGACCGCGTGCTCGACGCGCTGCCCGCGCGCACCCGCCTGGCCTTCGAGCTCAACCGCCTGAGCGGCATGACTCAACGGGAGATCGGCGTGCGGCTCGGCTGCTCCGCCACGCTCGTGAACTTCATGATCAAGGACGCCGACGCGGCCCTCGAAAGCTGCCGGTACCTGGTGCAGGGCGGCTGA
- a CDS encoding thioesterase II family protein, producing MQAPLSLLCLPCAGASATMYLRWRRLLPRWIEVVPVELPGRGQRLGEDFVEDFDSLVARLCAEQDAALRGNFALFGHSMGALLAWGIAQRLRANGRALPRTLLVSGSAAPSQRDPDRFVDMDDDDALIGDLRKQGGTPQELFTSPELLRMTLDTLAADYRVCQSFEHPGNAPLPVPLHAFAGRQDDIEPWRMEAWSGETAHPGFTLNWFEGGHFFIRQHETPVLAVLAQRLAQSATGGVHAPRALA from the coding sequence ATGCAGGCGCCCCTTTCCCTGCTGTGCCTGCCCTGTGCGGGCGCCAGCGCCACCATGTACCTGCGCTGGCGCCGCCTGCTGCCGCGCTGGATCGAGGTCGTGCCGGTCGAGCTGCCCGGTCGTGGCCAGCGCCTGGGCGAGGATTTCGTCGAAGATTTCGATTCTTTGGTCGCGCGGCTGTGCGCCGAGCAGGACGCCGCGCTGCGCGGCAATTTCGCGCTCTTCGGCCACAGCATGGGCGCCTTGCTGGCCTGGGGCATTGCACAGCGCCTTCGCGCCAACGGCCGGGCGCTGCCGCGGACGCTGCTCGTGTCGGGCAGCGCCGCGCCTTCGCAGCGCGATCCGGACCGTTTCGTCGACATGGACGATGACGATGCCCTCATCGGCGATCTGCGCAAGCAGGGCGGAACGCCGCAGGAGCTCTTCACCAGCCCCGAACTGCTGCGCATGACGCTCGACACGCTCGCCGCCGACTATCGCGTGTGCCAGAGCTTCGAACACCCGGGCAACGCGCCGCTACCCGTTCCCCTGCACGCCTTCGCGGGCCGGCAGGACGACATCGAGCCCTGGCGCATGGAGGCCTGGTCCGGCGAGACCGCCCATCCCGGCTTCACGCTGAACTGGTTCGAGGGCGGCCATTTCTTCATCCGGCAGCACGAGACACCGGTGCTCGCCGTACTGGCGCAGCGCCTGGCCCAGTCCGCGACGGGAGGCGTCCATGCGCCCCGTGCCTTGGCCTGA
- a CDS encoding non-ribosomal peptide synthetase, giving the protein MHPMDFVSHLRDLAARRPDDTALIAVTDRDGAALDTPISYRRLDTRVRGLAAYLQQTFGRGERALIMLDNGDDYVVSFFACLYAGLIAVPVFPPESTRKRHLGKLEGIAADAGACCVLTHATIQAAIAGVGGAFVDVPLIPVDGIGAEDAERWTPHTPSATDIAFLQYTSGSTSAPKGVMVTHANLMANMRAIEEGLSVGPDDIFATWLPLNHDMGLIGGLLQPLHRGIPVALMSPRYFLERPVRWLEAISRHRATISGGPDFAYRLCLDRVSEAQLQKLDLSSWGLAFSGAEPVRADTLREFRKQFAPAGFAAGAVYPCYGLAESTLFVTGGERGAGMVARDFSSSGLARGIVETGTEESATLVGCGRAVTGHAVRIVDPVTLAVRDAGHVGEIWASGPSIGSGYWNKPQVSRETFVAHDGAIWLRTGDLGFLHDGQLYVAGRIKDMIIVRGHNLYPQDIERMIELEVDIVRKGRVAAFAVDGPEGEGIGLAAEVSRSTQKLVKPEALVETLSAAVGEQFGEPLSVVMLLNPGGMPKTTSGKLQRGACRQGWIDRTADAYAMYAHGAFVLGDSAAAPAPAIERPLDDVEKAVVAIWSEVLRRDAQTAPPRDTHFFIHGGNSLAATQVAARIADRWEIEFPVRALFERPRLGALAAEVRRLLATGLRKPRSVIPVMPAEHRAKPLALSHAQERQWFLWQLDPKSTAYHVSVALDLAGVLDADALDAALGDLVDRHESLRTVFRAAADGTVAQVIAPALRLALRRIDLGAWPAEAREAAAAEHASQCHAEPFDLGEGPLLRAALIRIDEARHLLVVVMHHIVSDGASMQVLVEELGAAYAARAKGAAPQFKPLPVQYADYALWQRDWLAAGEAERQLAYWRGQLGADHPVLALPTDHPRHAVAAYRAAGHAFEFDAELTRRLRATAQAHGATFFMALLAGFQALLHRYTGKQDVRVGVPVANRQRPETAGLIGFFVNTQVLRSTLQGRMSLVQLLAQTREAALGAQAHQDLPFEQIVEALQPQRSLSHSPLFQVMFNHLREDTGMPRLLPGLEAREHRIADSAAQFELMLDIREHADGSTGAVLTYAAELFEPTTIARMATHYRALLEALAADPAQALGDVQWLDATERHRLREWSAGEPQAPHAQPVHRLFEAQARATPGAIALIDGDTQLSYAVLNARANRLAHRLVRQGVVPDRTVAVAIQAPADRVAGLLGVLKAGGTYLPLDPSHPPQRLAQLLEDSGARVLLTDSANADALDAGGIARVVLSEALAQGAEPATDPDIALHDAHLAYVIYTSGTTGRPKGVAVAHGAISMHVQAMARACGMRAEDRSLQFALPHVDASIEQCLLPLVAGAALVVQPQWCSLAGELDALLQRHRVSVVDLPPAYARQLMQGQVPFAHAVRLALFGGEAWTGEDIALIRRVLRPGQIVNAYGPTEAVITPTAWHGTADDAEQAPQGYVPIGRPVGRRTAHVLDANLQPLPQGVPGELYLGGEGLARGYLGRAALTAERFVADPFDAAGGRLYRTGDLVRWRGDGQLEYLGRLDHQVKVRGFRIELAEIEARLREHAAVREALVLVHDGAAGASLVAYVSPAPAAQIDTAALREQLGRVLPDYMVPSAFVALDSFPLTAGGKVDRRALPAPALPDRQDYEAPQGDVAQALASIWTELLKVEKVGMHDNFFDLGGNSLLVIRMHRLMEDRLSPGLTVVDLFKFPTVGALARRIEQGRGAAQAARNDDGDSEQARAQRQRAALLQRRRPTERSF; this is encoded by the coding sequence ATGCATCCCATGGACTTCGTGAGCCACCTGCGCGACCTGGCTGCACGGCGGCCCGACGACACCGCGCTCATCGCCGTGACCGACCGCGACGGCGCCGCCCTGGACACGCCCATCTCCTATCGCCGGCTCGACACGCGCGTGCGCGGCCTCGCGGCGTATCTGCAACAGACTTTCGGCCGCGGCGAACGCGCGCTGATCATGCTGGACAACGGCGACGACTACGTCGTGAGCTTCTTCGCCTGCCTCTATGCCGGCCTCATCGCCGTGCCCGTGTTTCCGCCGGAATCCACGCGCAAACGGCATCTCGGCAAGCTCGAAGGCATCGCGGCCGACGCCGGCGCCTGCTGCGTGCTGACCCACGCCACCATCCAAGCGGCGATCGCCGGCGTGGGCGGGGCCTTCGTCGACGTGCCGCTGATCCCCGTGGACGGGATCGGTGCCGAAGACGCCGAACGCTGGACGCCGCATACCCCCTCTGCCACTGACATCGCCTTCCTGCAATACACCTCCGGCTCCACCTCGGCGCCCAAGGGCGTCATGGTCACGCATGCCAACCTCATGGCGAACATGCGTGCGATCGAAGAAGGGCTCTCGGTCGGACCCGACGACATCTTCGCGACCTGGCTGCCGCTGAACCACGACATGGGGCTGATCGGCGGCCTGCTGCAGCCGCTGCATCGCGGCATTCCCGTCGCGCTGATGTCGCCACGCTATTTCCTGGAGCGGCCCGTGCGCTGGCTCGAAGCCATCTCGCGCCACCGCGCGACCATCAGCGGCGGCCCCGACTTCGCCTATCGCCTGTGCCTCGACCGCGTGTCCGAAGCGCAGTTGCAGAAGCTCGACCTGTCGAGCTGGGGCCTGGCGTTTTCCGGTGCCGAGCCCGTGCGCGCCGACACGCTGCGCGAGTTCAGGAAGCAGTTCGCACCCGCAGGATTTGCCGCCGGCGCGGTGTACCCCTGCTATGGCCTGGCCGAGTCCACGCTGTTCGTGACGGGCGGCGAGCGCGGCGCCGGCATGGTGGCGCGCGACTTCTCCAGCAGCGGCTTGGCCCGCGGCATCGTCGAAACCGGCACCGAAGAAAGTGCCACCCTCGTCGGCTGCGGCCGCGCCGTGACGGGCCATGCCGTGCGCATCGTCGATCCCGTCACGCTGGCGGTGCGCGATGCGGGCCATGTCGGCGAAATCTGGGCCAGCGGCCCCAGCATCGGCAGCGGCTACTGGAACAAGCCGCAGGTGTCGCGGGAGACCTTCGTCGCGCACGACGGCGCGATCTGGCTGCGCACCGGCGACCTCGGCTTCCTGCACGACGGCCAGCTCTACGTGGCGGGGCGCATCAAGGACATGATCATCGTGCGCGGCCACAACCTGTACCCGCAGGACATCGAGCGCATGATCGAACTCGAGGTCGACATCGTGCGCAAGGGCCGTGTGGCGGCCTTCGCCGTCGACGGCCCCGAGGGGGAAGGCATCGGGCTGGCCGCCGAGGTATCGCGCAGCACGCAGAAGCTGGTGAAGCCCGAAGCGCTGGTCGAGACGCTCAGCGCCGCGGTGGGCGAGCAGTTCGGCGAGCCGCTGTCCGTCGTCATGCTGCTGAACCCTGGCGGCATGCCCAAGACCACGAGCGGCAAGCTGCAGCGCGGTGCATGCCGCCAGGGCTGGATCGACCGCACCGCCGACGCCTATGCGATGTATGCGCACGGTGCGTTCGTTCTCGGCGATTCCGCCGCGGCGCCCGCACCCGCCATCGAGCGGCCGCTCGATGACGTAGAGAAGGCCGTCGTCGCGATCTGGAGCGAAGTGCTGCGCCGCGACGCACAGACCGCGCCGCCGCGCGACACGCACTTCTTCATCCACGGAGGCAACTCGCTCGCCGCGACGCAGGTGGCGGCCCGCATCGCCGATCGATGGGAGATCGAGTTTCCGGTGCGCGCGCTGTTCGAGCGGCCGCGCCTCGGCGCGCTGGCTGCGGAAGTGCGCCGCCTGCTCGCCACCGGCCTGCGCAAGCCGCGCAGCGTGATCCCCGTGATGCCGGCCGAGCATCGTGCGAAGCCGCTCGCGCTGTCGCACGCGCAGGAGCGCCAGTGGTTCCTGTGGCAGCTCGACCCGAAAAGCACCGCCTACCACGTGAGCGTGGCGCTGGATCTGGCCGGCGTCCTGGACGCCGATGCGCTGGACGCGGCGCTCGGCGACCTGGTCGATCGCCACGAGAGCCTGCGCACCGTGTTTCGCGCGGCGGCGGACGGCACGGTTGCTCAGGTCATTGCGCCGGCGCTGCGGCTCGCGCTGCGGCGTATCGACCTCGGCGCATGGCCCGCCGAAGCGCGGGAGGCCGCTGCCGCCGAGCATGCCAGCCAGTGCCACGCCGAGCCCTTCGACCTCGGTGAAGGCCCGCTGCTGCGCGCGGCGCTGATCCGCATCGACGAAGCCCGGCACCTGCTGGTCGTCGTCATGCATCACATCGTGTCCGATGGCGCTTCGATGCAGGTGCTGGTCGAGGAACTCGGCGCCGCCTATGCCGCCCGTGCGAAAGGCGCGGCACCGCAGTTCAAGCCGCTGCCGGTCCAGTATGCCGACTACGCCCTCTGGCAGCGCGACTGGCTCGCCGCCGGCGAGGCCGAGCGCCAGCTCGCGTATTGGCGCGGACAGCTGGGCGCCGACCATCCCGTGCTGGCTCTGCCCACGGACCATCCCCGGCATGCGGTCGCGGCCTACCGCGCGGCCGGCCATGCCTTCGAGTTCGACGCCGAACTCACCCGGCGCCTGCGCGCCACCGCGCAGGCGCACGGCGCGACATTCTTCATGGCGCTGCTTGCCGGCTTCCAGGCGCTGCTGCACCGCTACACCGGCAAGCAGGACGTGCGTGTCGGCGTGCCGGTCGCCAACCGCCAGCGGCCGGAAACCGCCGGGCTGATCGGCTTCTTCGTCAATACTCAGGTGCTTCGCAGCACGTTGCAGGGCCGCATGAGCCTTGTGCAACTGCTGGCGCAGACACGGGAAGCCGCGCTCGGCGCGCAGGCGCACCAGGACCTGCCGTTCGAACAGATCGTCGAGGCCCTGCAGCCGCAGCGCAGCCTGAGCCATAGCCCTCTGTTCCAGGTGATGTTCAACCACCTGCGCGAAGACACGGGCATGCCGCGCTTGCTGCCCGGCCTGGAGGCGCGCGAGCACCGCATCGCCGACAGCGCCGCGCAGTTCGAACTCATGCTCGACATCCGCGAACATGCCGACGGAAGCACCGGTGCGGTGCTCACCTATGCGGCCGAACTGTTCGAGCCAACCACCATCGCGCGCATGGCCACGCACTACCGCGCGCTGCTGGAAGCGCTGGCGGCCGATCCCGCGCAGGCGCTGGGCGACGTGCAGTGGCTCGATGCCACCGAGCGGCATCGGCTGCGCGAATGGTCGGCCGGCGAGCCGCAGGCGCCGCACGCGCAGCCCGTGCACCGCCTGTTCGAGGCGCAGGCGCGAGCCACGCCCGGGGCCATTGCCCTGATCGACGGCGACACCCAACTCAGCTACGCGGTTCTGAACGCGCGTGCCAACCGACTCGCGCACCGGCTGGTCCGCCAGGGGGTGGTGCCCGACCGCACTGTCGCGGTGGCCATCCAAGCACCGGCCGATCGCGTGGCTGGCCTCCTCGGCGTGCTGAAGGCCGGAGGCACCTACCTGCCGCTGGACCCTTCGCATCCTCCGCAAAGGCTTGCGCAGTTGCTGGAAGACAGCGGCGCGCGCGTGCTGCTCACCGACAGCGCCAACGCCGATGCGCTCGATGCGGGCGGCATCGCCAGGGTGGTGCTCAGTGAGGCGCTGGCCCAAGGCGCCGAGCCGGCCACCGATCCAGACATCGCGCTGCACGACGCCCACCTCGCCTACGTCATCTACACCTCCGGCACCACGGGGCGGCCCAAGGGCGTGGCCGTGGCACACGGCGCGATTTCGATGCATGTCCAGGCAATGGCGCGGGCCTGCGGCATGCGCGCGGAAGACCGGTCGCTGCAGTTTGCGCTGCCGCATGTCGACGCATCCATCGAGCAATGCCTGCTGCCGCTGGTTGCGGGTGCGGCGCTCGTGGTGCAGCCGCAGTGGTGCTCTCTTGCCGGTGAACTCGACGCCCTGCTGCAGCGACACCGCGTGAGCGTGGTCGACCTCCCGCCGGCCTATGCACGCCAACTGATGCAGGGCCAGGTACCGTTCGCGCATGCCGTGCGCCTTGCGCTCTTCGGCGGCGAGGCCTGGACCGGCGAAGACATCGCGCTGATCCGGCGCGTGCTGCGCCCGGGGCAGATCGTCAACGCCTACGGCCCGACCGAAGCCGTCATCACGCCCACCGCCTGGCACGGCACGGCGGATGACGCGGAGCAGGCGCCGCAGGGCTACGTGCCCATCGGCCGTCCCGTGGGCCGTCGCACCGCGCATGTGCTCGACGCGAACCTGCAGCCGCTTCCCCAGGGCGTTCCCGGCGAGCTGTACCTCGGCGGCGAAGGGCTGGCGCGCGGCTACCTCGGCCGCGCGGCCCTCACGGCCGAACGCTTCGTCGCCGATCCCTTCGATGCGGCGGGTGGCAGGCTCTACCGCACCGGCGACCTCGTGCGCTGGCGCGGCGACGGCCAGCTCGAATACCTGGGCCGTCTCGACCACCAGGTGAAAGTCCGGGGCTTTCGCATCGAACTTGCCGAAATCGAAGCGCGCCTGCGCGAGCACGCGGCGGTTCGCGAGGCATTGGTGCTCGTGCACGACGGCGCAGCCGGCGCCTCGCTGGTGGCCTATGTATCGCCCGCACCCGCCGCGCAGATCGACACAGCGGCGTTGCGGGAGCAACTGGGCCGCGTCCTGCCCGACTACATGGTGCCCTCGGCCTTCGTGGCGCTCGACAGCTTCCCGCTCACCGCGGGCGGCAAGGTAGACCGCCGCGCGCTGCCGGCACCCGCCTTGCCCGACCGCCAGGACTACGAGGCACCGCAGGGCGACGTCGCCCAGGCGCTGGCCTCGATCTGGACCGAACTGCTCAAGGTCGAGAAGGTGGGCATGCACGACAACTTCTTCGATCTCGGCGGCAACTCGCTGCTGGTGATCCGCATGCACCGGCTGATGGAAGACCGGCTCAGTCCGGGCCTGACCGTGGTCGATCTCTTCAAGTTTCCCACCGTCGGCGCGCTGGCGCGCCGCATCGAGCAGGGACGTGGCGCGGCACAGGCCGCCCGCAACGACGACGGCGACAGCGAGCAGGCGCGCGCCCAGCGCCAGCGCGCTGCCCTGCTGCAGCGCCGCCGTCCCACCGAAAGAAGCTTCTGA
- a CDS encoding FecR/PupR family sigma factor regulator produces MTKDKDHDPVWQAAWTWVRRQHEQRGSLDGATRDEFMQWLAADPLHRKTHEEAARLWLLVGLVPPANDVPPPDHSPDGIAGR; encoded by the coding sequence ATGACAAAGGACAAGGATCACGACCCGGTCTGGCAGGCCGCATGGACCTGGGTGCGTCGCCAGCACGAGCAGCGCGGCAGCCTCGACGGCGCGACGCGCGACGAGTTCATGCAGTGGCTCGCCGCAGATCCCCTTCACCGCAAGACCCATGAGGAGGCGGCCCGCCTCTGGCTGCTCGTGGGCCTGGTGCCGCCCGCCAACGACGTCCCTCCGCCGGACCATTCACCCGACGGCATCGCGGGCCGCTAG
- a CDS encoding MbtH family protein gives MSTSCFDREDETFIVLVNHEEQYSIWPQWKAVPGGWKAVDGVQGDKKTVLEYVEKTWTDMRPKSLRDWMAQQDSSKSASAAA, from the coding sequence ATGTCTACCAGCTGCTTCGACCGCGAAGACGAAACCTTCATCGTCCTGGTCAACCACGAAGAGCAATATTCGATCTGGCCGCAATGGAAGGCCGTGCCCGGCGGATGGAAGGCTGTCGACGGCGTCCAGGGCGACAAGAAGACCGTGCTCGAGTACGTCGAGAAAACCTGGACCGACATGCGTCCGAAGTCTCTGCGCGACTGGATGGCGCAGCAGGACAGCAGCAAGAGCGCGTCGGCCGCCGCCTGA